The Planktothrix serta PCC 8927 genome includes a region encoding these proteins:
- a CDS encoding PAS domain S-box protein, which yields MKNDQDSEAEKQSLLDQQEQMIEQRVQQRLRELQTFPNSSTEQQHTEAKLQKAHQQLTFHVENSPLAVIEWDEQFRVKRWSPQAEKIFGWKAEELLNRHWNQWEFVHPEDLEQVNAIASRLLNGQESRNTCCNRNYTKQGSLVYCEWYNSVLTDTNGQVISLLSLIQDVTLRQTAQQELKRRARQQQVIAELGQYALSQTNLDALLQQVVTLVGQTLGIKYVQIWELLPNESTFLLTAGLGWRSGSVRQVTVGNGRKSQPGYTLLLKEPVIVEDLRVETRFSSGCAFFYNHNIVSGVTVLIAGKDKPFGVLGIHSEDERTFSPDEINFLQASANIIASGVERQQAEDELNRFFNLSLDIFCIATTQGYFKRVNPQMISLLGYTEDELLEQSFLTLIHPDDLDSTVLELENLSLGIPCYNFENRYQSKNGSYRWLSWTAMPFDETQYYAVARDITESKQTEAALRKSEKRYATLAEVSPVGIFHCDIEGNCLYVNQRWCEIAGLTPEEALGKGWAQAIHPEDQQSVAEAWHRLQIPPVETQQGASLQEIQFGSEYRFQRQDGQITWVFGQAVGELNDQGEIIGYVGTITDISAQKQAEAELKTLNEELEVRVADRTTELSFMNEKLHRQVVELQEIESQLEDKADQQAIVAELGQKALSETNLIALVNEIVVQISQDLNVEYCKILEYNSEGGFLTLTVWDEPSQNYTLLSHEPLVLKPLVRNQVSHTQDNLKSNFSSDSCKFERNLEQRELDYGNYNFLNQGICIPIFGQNYYHLGQIEIYGKQIQLFSEDDINYLQSVANILATAIERKQAEEVIRQSEQLYRLMADHSTDLISRHTPLGVYLYASPASRSLLGYEPEELVGRSAYELFHPEDLAKINRLHQNSMTTANINTIVYRILRKDQQYVWFETTQKMVRDATGNIQEIVAVSRDITARKQTEEALRFSEERFKITLKNSPIVVFNQDLELRYTWIYNPAGGYEPEAVVGRLDIDIFPLENAIKLTQLKQQVLNTRIGLRAEVITNIQQDIQCYDLTIDPLLDLEGNIIGITGAALEITDRKKAELKLQESQRFIQRITDASPNILYIYDLIDNCNIYVNQEISKVLGYTREQILEKGSNLLPDLIHPDDYIRLEKHYQKFTTANEDEILEFEYRMKDIQGNWHWLVSRDTIFARTSEGKAKQILGAATDITERKKVEELLRLSERAIAYSSNGIVIADARQPDNPIVFVNPAFEKVTGYSAQEAIGRNSRFLQGEDHKQSELQQIKAALKQKTNCNVILKNYRKDGSLFWNELNISPIYDDAGNLTHYLGIQNDITESKLAEERLGQQVIRERLIATITQRIRESLDLKSILSTMVTEVKQFLKADRVLVYRIYSDHTGSVISEAVNPEWCSLLEKTFAEEIFPSECHHLYIQGKIASITNINEEQILPCLVEFLTQFRVQAKVAVPIIENETLWGLLIVHQCSQPRQWEEWEIALLEQITSQLAIAIQQSELYEQLQTELKERSLAQHALLVSQERLRYLLSSSPGIIYSAKPIGDYQATFISDNIKTLLGYDVSDFTQPEFWSSHIHPEDSGKITNQTLSPLFEQGYCSYEYRFQHQDGTYHWMYDQAKLIRDSEGNPLEIVGYWIDISDRKQAEERLKTTYEQLQAVLDAVPGFVSWISNDLHYLGVNRHLANTYHLQPEDFVGQEIGFLQGSHEFAEFMEKFMREPYLNTSEVTLETQIEDTTRYYLLVAQKYNQDQAAIFIGIDITERKGIEEQLWATTSRLSTLIENLQLGVLVKDEFYKIVLINQAFCDLFNIKESPDQLIGLDGPTFSFEYQNLFSDPTQFIIRNQEVMRRKRVVANEELSLVDGRTVERDYVPIMIQGASQGHLWMYRDITERKKAEDTLVTSLREKEVLLKEIHHRVKNNLLVVSNLLEFQSDYVQEPGLIKVLEDSRNRIYSMALIHEKLYRSTNLEKINFGDYLEDLIENLFESYNIQDGRVQFELDIEPVGLNIETAQPCGLIVNELVSNTLKHAFPNNRSGIIYLGLHQNQEDKIIVTVRDNGIGFPEGVDFRNVESLGMELVCTLTDQLEGTITLDRENGTVFTVSFSELQYRHRL from the coding sequence ATGAAAAATGATCAGGATTCGGAAGCGGAGAAACAATCCCTCCTTGACCAACAAGAGCAGATGATTGAACAACGGGTACAACAACGTCTGCGGGAACTCCAAACCTTCCCTAACTCCTCAACAGAACAACAACACACAGAAGCCAAGTTACAAAAAGCCCACCAACAGTTAACATTTCATGTCGAAAATTCTCCTTTAGCTGTGATTGAGTGGGATGAGCAATTTCGGGTGAAACGATGGTCGCCCCAAGCTGAAAAAATCTTTGGTTGGAAGGCGGAAGAACTGCTCAATCGTCATTGGAATCAGTGGGAGTTTGTACATCCAGAGGATTTAGAACAGGTGAATGCGATCGCCTCGCGGTTGCTTAATGGCCAGGAAAGTCGGAATACTTGTTGCAATCGCAACTACACGAAACAGGGTTCTTTGGTGTATTGTGAATGGTATAACTCAGTTTTAACCGACACAAATGGGCAAGTTATATCTCTTTTATCTCTAATACAGGATGTCACCCTCCGTCAAACCGCCCAACAGGAACTCAAGCGTCGCGCCCGACAACAACAGGTGATTGCAGAATTAGGTCAATATGCCCTTTCCCAAACTAACTTAGATGCCCTCTTACAACAGGTTGTGACCCTAGTTGGACAGACATTAGGGATCAAATATGTTCAAATTTGGGAATTACTTCCCAACGAAAGCACATTTTTGTTAACGGCGGGATTAGGTTGGCGTTCGGGTTCAGTCAGACAAGTCACCGTTGGCAATGGCCGCAAATCCCAACCGGGCTATACATTGTTGCTCAAAGAACCTGTCATTGTTGAGGATTTACGAGTCGAAACCCGCTTTAGTAGTGGGTGTGCCTTTTTTTATAATCATAATATTGTTAGTGGCGTTACCGTTTTAATTGCCGGAAAAGACAAGCCTTTTGGGGTGTTAGGAATTCATTCTGAAGATGAACGAACCTTTAGCCCCGATGAAATTAATTTTTTACAAGCGAGTGCGAATATTATTGCTTCTGGTGTAGAACGGCAACAAGCTGAAGATGAATTAAACCGCTTTTTTAATCTCTCCTTAGATATCTTTTGTATTGCCACTACCCAAGGATATTTTAAACGAGTAAATCCTCAGATGATCAGTCTATTAGGCTATACAGAAGATGAACTTTTAGAGCAATCTTTTTTAACCTTAATTCATCCCGATGATTTGGATTCTACCGTATTGGAATTAGAAAATTTATCGTTAGGAATTCCTTGCTACAATTTTGAAAATCGCTATCAATCTAAAAATGGTTCCTATCGTTGGTTATCGTGGACAGCAATGCCCTTTGATGAAACTCAATATTATGCAGTGGCGAGGGATATAACCGAAAGTAAACAAACAGAAGCCGCATTACGAAAAAGTGAAAAACGTTATGCCACCTTAGCAGAAGTTTCTCCTGTGGGGATTTTTCACTGCGATATTGAAGGGAATTGTTTATATGTCAATCAACGTTGGTGTGAAATTGCGGGACTAACACCAGAAGAGGCATTAGGAAAGGGTTGGGCGCAGGCAATTCATCCTGAAGATCAACAAAGTGTAGCGGAAGCATGGCATCGATTACAGATACCCCCTGTAGAGACACAGCAGGGCGCATCTCTACAAGAAATTCAGTTTGGTTCTGAATATCGGTTTCAGCGCCAAGATGGTCAAATTACCTGGGTTTTTGGTCAAGCCGTTGGGGAATTAAATGATCAAGGTGAAATCATTGGTTATGTGGGAACAATTACGGATATTAGTGCTCAAAAACAAGCCGAAGCCGAGTTAAAAACCCTCAATGAAGAGTTAGAAGTTAGAGTCGCTGACCGGACAACAGAATTGAGTTTTATGAATGAAAAACTGCACCGCCAAGTTGTAGAGTTACAGGAAATTGAATCTCAATTGGAAGATAAAGCTGATCAACAAGCAATTGTTGCTGAATTAGGTCAAAAAGCTCTATCAGAAACGAATTTAATCGCCCTAGTTAATGAAATTGTGGTGCAGATATCCCAAGATTTAAACGTTGAATATTGCAAGATTTTAGAATATAATTCAGAGGGGGGGTTTCTCACCTTAACTGTTTGGGATGAACCCTCTCAAAATTATACCCTTTTGAGTCATGAACCCCTGGTTTTAAAACCTTTAGTTAGAAATCAAGTCTCCCACACTCAGGATAATTTAAAATCTAACTTCTCTTCTGATAGCTGCAAATTTGAGCGGAATTTAGAGCAAAGGGAGCTTGATTATGGCAACTATAATTTTTTAAATCAAGGAATTTGTATTCCGATTTTTGGACAAAATTATTATCATTTAGGACAGATAGAAATTTATGGAAAACAAATCCAACTATTTAGTGAAGATGATATCAATTATTTGCAAAGTGTGGCGAATATTTTAGCAACAGCAATTGAACGAAAACAAGCCGAAGAAGTGATCCGTCAGAGTGAACAGCTTTATCGTTTAATGGCGGATCATTCTACGGATTTAATTAGCCGACATACCCCTTTAGGGGTCTATCTTTATGCTTCGCCAGCCTCCCGTTCATTGTTAGGTTATGAACCAGAGGAGTTAGTGGGACGTTCAGCCTATGAATTGTTCCATCCTGAAGATTTAGCTAAAATTAATCGTCTCCATCAAAACTCAATGACAACAGCCAATATTAATACTATTGTTTATCGAATTCTGCGAAAAGATCAACAATATGTATGGTTTGAAACGACTCAAAAAATGGTACGAGATGCAACGGGGAATATTCAAGAAATTGTAGCTGTTTCCCGCGATATTACTGCTCGGAAACAAACGGAAGAAGCTCTACGGTTTAGTGAAGAACGATTCAAAATTACGCTCAAAAATTCGCCTATTGTTGTGTTTAATCAAGATTTAGAGTTACGCTACACTTGGATTTATAATCCGGCGGGAGGATATGAACCTGAAGCGGTCGTGGGTCGATTGGATATTGATATCTTTCCCCTGGAAAATGCCATTAAACTCACCCAACTGAAACAACAGGTTTTGAATACAAGAATAGGGTTGCGAGCAGAAGTGATTACCAATATACAGCAAGATATTCAATGCTATGATTTAACGATTGATCCTTTATTAGATTTAGAAGGAAACATTATTGGAATTACAGGAGCAGCATTAGAGATTACGGATCGCAAAAAAGCTGAATTGAAGTTACAAGAAAGTCAACGGTTTATTCAACGAATTACCGATGCTAGTCCTAATATTTTATATATTTATGATTTAATTGACAATTGCAATATTTATGTGAATCAAGAAATTAGTAAAGTTTTAGGATATACGCGAGAACAAATTTTAGAAAAGGGTTCAAATTTACTCCCGGATCTAATTCATCCAGACGATTATATCAGATTGGAAAAACATTACCAGAAATTTACAACCGCCAATGAGGATGAGATTTTAGAGTTTGAATACCGCATGAAAGATATTCAGGGAAATTGGCATTGGTTAGTCAGTCGAGATACGATTTTTGCTCGGACTTCTGAGGGTAAAGCGAAACAAATTTTAGGCGCCGCCACGGATATTACAGAACGTAAAAAGGTAGAAGAACTATTACGTCTTAGTGAACGAGCGATCGCCTATAGTAGTAATGGGATTGTGATTGCTGATGCTCGACAGCCGGATAATCCCATTGTTTTTGTCAACCCAGCTTTTGAAAAAGTTACCGGATATTCTGCTCAAGAAGCTATTGGTAGAAATAGCCGTTTTCTTCAAGGAGAAGATCATAAACAATCGGAGTTACAGCAAATTAAAGCGGCATTAAAACAGAAAACAAACTGTAATGTAATCTTAAAAAACTACCGTAAAGATGGATCTTTATTTTGGAATGAATTAAATATTTCTCCGATTTATGATGATGCGGGAAACCTCACCCATTATTTGGGAATTCAGAATGATATTACCGAAAGTAAATTAGCTGAGGAACGTTTAGGTCAGCAAGTTATTCGAGAACGATTAATTGCCACCATTACCCAACGAATTCGAGAATCTTTGGATCTCAAATCAATTTTATCAACAATGGTCACAGAAGTTAAACAATTTTTGAAAGCTGATCGGGTCTTAGTTTATCGAATTTACTCCGATCACACTGGGAGTGTTATTTCTGAAGCCGTTAATCCTGAGTGGTGTTCTCTTTTAGAAAAAACTTTTGCTGAAGAAATCTTTCCTTCAGAATGTCATCACCTTTATATTCAAGGTAAAATTGCTTCAATTACTAATATTAACGAAGAGCAGATTTTACCTTGTTTAGTTGAATTTTTAACTCAATTTCGAGTGCAAGCTAAAGTCGCAGTTCCTATTATTGAAAATGAAACATTATGGGGTTTATTAATTGTCCATCAATGCAGTCAACCTCGACAATGGGAAGAATGGGAAATTGCCCTACTGGAACAAATTACCAGTCAACTCGCCATTGCGATCCAACAATCGGAATTATATGAACAATTACAAACAGAATTAAAAGAAAGATCTCTAGCTCAACACGCTTTATTAGTGAGTCAAGAACGATTAAGATATTTACTCTCTTCTAGTCCCGGAATTATTTATAGTGCGAAACCGATCGGCGACTATCAAGCCACATTTATTAGTGATAATATTAAGACCCTTTTAGGTTATGATGTTTCAGACTTTACTCAACCTGAATTTTGGTCAAGTCATATTCATCCAGAGGATAGCGGGAAAATTACAAATCAGACATTATCTCCATTATTTGAGCAAGGATATTGTAGTTATGAATATCGGTTTCAACATCAAGATGGTACTTATCATTGGATGTATGATCAAGCTAAATTAATTCGAGATTCCGAAGGAAATCCTTTAGAAATTGTGGGATATTGGATTGATATTAGCGATCGCAAACAAGCAGAAGAACGCCTCAAAACTACCTATGAACAATTACAAGCAGTATTAGATGCTGTTCCCGGATTTGTATCTTGGATTAGTAACGATTTACATTATTTAGGTGTGAACCGACATTTGGCTAATACTTATCATCTACAACCGGAAGACTTTGTGGGTCAAGAAATTGGATTTCTTCAGGGGAGTCATGAATTTGCCGAATTTATGGAAAAATTTATGCGTGAACCCTATCTCAATACCAGTGAAGTTACCCTAGAAACCCAAATTGAAGATACCACTCGCTATTATTTATTAGTAGCTCAAAAATATAATCAAGATCAAGCGGCAATTTTTATCGGAATTGATATTACTGAACGCAAAGGAATTGAAGAACAATTGTGGGCTACCACATCTCGATTAAGTACATTAATTGAAAATTTACAGTTAGGCGTTTTAGTCAAAGATGAATTTTACAAAATTGTCTTAATTAATCAAGCTTTTTGTGATTTATTTAATATTAAAGAATCCCCGGATCAACTGATCGGCTTGGATGGCCCCACATTTTCCTTTGAATATCAAAATCTCTTTAGTGATCCCACACAATTTATTATCCGCAATCAAGAGGTTATGCGAAGAAAGCGAGTAGTTGCTAATGAAGAACTCTCTTTAGTTGATGGACGGACTGTAGAACGAGATTATGTTCCGATTATGATTCAAGGCGCTTCTCAAGGGCATTTATGGATGTATCGAGATATTACTGAACGCAAAAAAGCAGAAGATACTCTAGTAACATCTTTACGAGAAAAAGAAGTTTTACTCAAAGAGATTCACCACCGGGTTAAAAATAACTTGCTCGTCGTCTCTAATCTTTTGGAGTTTCAGTCTGACTATGTTCAAGAACCCGGATTAATTAAGGTTTTAGAAGATAGTCGAAATCGGATCTATTCGATGGCTTTAATTCATGAAAAACTCTATCGTTCAACGAATTTGGAAAAAATTAATTTTGGAGATTATTTAGAAGATTTAATTGAGAATTTATTTGAATCTTATAATATTCAAGATGGTCGAGTTCAGTTTGAGTTGGATATTGAACCCGTTGGTTTAAATATTGAAACGGCTCAACCCTGCGGTTTAATTGTCAATGAATTAGTATCTAATACCTTAAAACACGCTTTTCCTAATAACCGCTCAGGTATTATTTATCTGGGACTACACCAAAATCAGGAAGATAAAATTATTGTTACGGTTCGAGATAATGGCATCGGTTTTCCCGAAGGAGTAGACTTTAGAAATGTTGAATCTTTG